A single region of the Nicotiana sylvestris chromosome 6, ASM39365v2, whole genome shotgun sequence genome encodes:
- the LOC104218191 gene encoding putative late blight resistance protein homolog R1B-16 isoform X6, with translation MTDLEAQIKEVAEAVEHTIQMTLTEALVANDEMQKEKAHGRLGDCLKQVAEDIDRVRKETKKIQDKGKKASNESLVLDSSTKDIPNLKNNMVGRDDERKRLLENLTRGFSGEPKVIPIVGMGGIGKTTLAKEVFNDASIRSHFDVRAWATISSQYNVKDIYVSLLLFTKETKDERVHMKDEAMLADMLQKSLKGKRYLIVMDDMWNSKAWDDVRQCFPSEDKGSRILLTTRNTEVACYAGTGNLSLQMDFMNPDESWKLFKCTGFADVSLPHEFETIGKHIVDKCQGLPLSIIVVAGLLSKSKRTLEDWKIVARDVMSFVTDDPDKQCLHVLGLSYNHLTNDLKACLLYFGIFPEDSEIPVKKLVSLWMAEGFLKLENDLQGEAEKCLQDLIDRCLVLVCKKSLDETKIRSCKVHDLVYGFCLREVQNEIFFSLRQLAPGNPDYIYSDHYRILFVPQLITQQTDGDDENSGNLVRSIFSLYSTYSTFILEPDIIHCNFLKILDLSPITLDIFPPPILCLSFLRYLVLSTRGGRFDIPPEICRLWSLRTFIVEGYRPTYVHFPEQIWELWQLRHLGVYQFDLLNPPSISVDEERCLEFSNIHTVSGLCVSSCTEEVISGIRNVKKLGIYADEYEFKTFHGSKLFDNLANLHQLETLSLKISVPLQTKINKVPLTIPSAKAFPATLKKLKLDNTCLRWEDMDIIGELPDLEVLKLMLNACCGQEWHPIAGGFTRLKLLLIKHNYHLKYWKATNDNFPVLERLVITYCTELEEMPIEFADMDSLQLIELSYCTAQLEASAARIQQEQEDLGNKPVDVRISDTYNPCFCCTNSTRTRRPRKQTCGCSYL, from the exons ATGACAGATTTGGAAGCACAGATAAAAGAAGTTGCAGAAGCTGTTGAACACACAATTCAAATGACACTGACTGAAGCTTTAGTGGCAAATGATGAAATGCAGAAAGAAAAGGCACATGGGAGGCTAGGTGATTGCCTAAAGCAAGTAGCAGAGGACATTGATCGTGTccggaaagaaacaaaaaagattcAAGATAAAGGCAAAAAAGCATCAAACGAATCTTTGGTTCTAGACAGTTCAACAAAAGATATCCCGAATTTGAAGAACAATATGGTGGGACGTGATGATGAAAGGAAAAGGTTGTTAGAAAATCTGACTAGAGGCTTCTCTGGTGAACCCAAAGTCATCCCAATTGTCGGGATGGGAGGTATTGGTAAAACAACTTTAGCTAAAGAAGTTTTCAATGATGCATCTATTCGATCTCATTTTGATGTCCGTGCTTGGGCTACTATATCTAGCCAATATAATGTAAAAGATATCTATGTAAGCCTTCTGCTttttacaaaagaaacaaaagatgagAGAGTTCACATGAAAGATGAGGCAATGCTAGCAGACATGCTACAGAAAAGTTTAAAGGGTAAGAGATATTTAATTGTCATGGATGACATGTGGAACAGTAAAGCATGGGATGATGTGAGACAATGCTTTCCAAGTGAAGATAAAGGCAGTCGAATATTGTTGACTACTCGTAACACTGAAGTAGCTTGTTATGCTGGTACAGGAAATCTTTCTTTGCAGATGGATTTTATGAATCCAGATGAGAGTTGGAAACTTTTTAAATGTACGGGCTTTGCAGATGTATCATTACCACATGAGTTCGAGACTATCGGGAAGCATATTGTAGACAAATGTCAAGGGCTGCCACTATCTATTATCGTGGTTGCTGGGCTTCTGTCCAAATCTAAGAGGACACTAGAAGATTGGAAAATTGTTGCTAGGGATGTAATGTCATTTGTCACAGATGATCCTGATAAACAATGTTTACATGTGCTTGGGTTGAGTTACAATCACTTGACCAATGATTTAAAAGCATGTCTTCTGTATTTTGGAATTTTTCCAGAAGACAGTGAGATTCCAGTGAAGAAACTAGTGAGTTTATGGATGGCTGAAGGGTTCCTGAAGTTGGAAAACGACTTACAAGGAGAGGCTGAGAAGTGTTTACAAGATCTCATCGATAGATGTCTAGTTCTTGTATGCAAGAAAAGTTTGGATGAAACAAAAATTAGATCATGTAAGGTTCATGATCTAGTATATGGTTTTTGCTTGAGAGAAGTTCAAAACGAAATATTTTTTTCCTTGAGACAGCTGGCACCTGGTAATCCGGACTATATTTACTCTGATCATTATAGGATCCTTTTTGTCCCTCAATTGATAACGCAGCAGACAGATGGTGACGACGAAAATTCGGGCAATCTAGTTCGTTCTATTTTCTCTTTGTACAGTACTTATTCAACTTTTATTCTCGAACCAGATATTATTCATTgcaattttctcaaaattttggacTTGAGTCCCATAACTCTTGATATTTTCCCTCCACCGATACTGTGCCTCAGTTTTTTGAGGTACCTAGTACTGTCCACCCGTGGTGGGAGGTTTGACATACCTCCAGAAATTTGCAGGTTATGGAGTCTACGAACATTCATTGTTGAAGGGTATCGTCCGACGTACGTACACTTTCCTGAACAAATTTGGGAACTGTGGCAATTAAGGCATCTCGGAGTGTATCAGTTTGATTTGCTAAATCCTCCAAGTATATCTGTTGATGAGGAGAGGTGCTTGGAATTTTCAAACATACACACTGTTTCTGGCTTGTGTGTAAGTAGTTGCACCGAGGAGGTTATTTCAGGGATTCGGAATGTTAAAAAATTAGGAATCTATGCAGATGAATATGAGTTTAAAACATTTCATGGATCTAAACTTTTTGACAATCTTGCCAATCTACATCAACTTGAAACATTGAGTCTTAAAATTTCAGTACCGCTGCAGACGAAGATTAATAAAGTGCCATTGACCATTCCAAGTGCAAAAGCTTTTCCAGCGACGCTCAAGAAGTTGAAGTTGGACAATACTTGTCTAAGGTGGGAGGACATGGATATCATAGGTGAGTTGCCTGACCTTGAGGTGCTGAAGCTAATGTTAAATGCTTGTTGTGGCCAAGAGTGGCATCCAATTGCAGGGGGTTTTACTCGGTTGAAGCTTTTGCTAATTAAGCATAATTATCATCTCaagtactggaaagccacaaatgACAATTTTCCTGTCCTTGAGCGCCTCGTGATCACATATTGCACTGAGTTGGAAGAGATGCCCATTGAGTTTGCAGATATGGACTCACTACAGCTAATTGAGTTAAGTTACTGTACAGCCCAACTTGAGGCTTCTGCTGCACGTATTCAACAAGAACAAGAAGACCTCGGAAACAAACCTGTGGATGTTCGTATCTCAGATACATACAATCCCT GCTTCTGCTGCACGAATTCAACAAGAACAAGAAGACCTCGGAAACAAACCTGTGGATGTTCGTATCTATAA
- the LOC104218191 gene encoding putative late blight resistance protein homolog R1B-16 isoform X3 produces MTDLEAQIKEVAEAVEHTIQMTLTEALVANDEMQKEKAHGRLGDCLKQVAEDIDRVRKETKKIQDKGKKASNESLVLDSSTKDIPNLKNNMVGRDDERKRLLENLTRGFSGEPKVIPIVGMGGIGKTTLAKEVFNDASIRSHFDVRAWATISSQYNVKDIYVSLLLFTKETKDERVHMKDEAMLADMLQKSLKGKRYLIVMDDMWNSKAWDDVRQCFPSEDKGSRILLTTRNTEVACYAGTGNLSLQMDFMNPDESWKLFKCTGFADVSLPHEFETIGKHIVDKCQGLPLSIIVVAGLLSKSKRTLEDWKIVARDVMSFVTDDPDKQCLHVLGLSYNHLTNDLKACLLYFGIFPEDSEIPVKKLVSLWMAEGFLKLENDLQGEAEKCLQDLIDRCLVLVCKKSLDETKIRSCKVHDLVYGFCLREVQNEIFFSLRQLAPGNPDYIYSDHYRILFVPQLITQQTDGDDENSGNLVRSIFSLYSTYSTFILEPDIIHCNFLKILDLSPITLDIFPPPILCLSFLRYLVLSTRGGRFDIPPEICRLWSLRTFIVEGYRPTYVHFPEQIWELWQLRHLGVYQFDLLNPPSISVDEERCLEFSNIHTVSGLCVSSCTEEVISGIRNVKKLGIYADEYEFKTFHGSKLFDNLANLHQLETLSLKISVPLQTKINKVPLTIPSAKAFPATLKKLKLDNTCLRWEDMDIIGELPDLEVLKLMLNACCGQEWHPIAGGFTRLKLLLIKHNYHLKYWKATNDNFPVLERLVITYCTELEEMPIEFADMDSLQLIELSYCTAQLEASAARIQQEQEDLGNKPVDVRISDTYNPLLLQLPATFQHSCLPYQPLKGFCCTNSTRTRRPRKQTCGCSYL; encoded by the exons ATGACAGATTTGGAAGCACAGATAAAAGAAGTTGCAGAAGCTGTTGAACACACAATTCAAATGACACTGACTGAAGCTTTAGTGGCAAATGATGAAATGCAGAAAGAAAAGGCACATGGGAGGCTAGGTGATTGCCTAAAGCAAGTAGCAGAGGACATTGATCGTGTccggaaagaaacaaaaaagattcAAGATAAAGGCAAAAAAGCATCAAACGAATCTTTGGTTCTAGACAGTTCAACAAAAGATATCCCGAATTTGAAGAACAATATGGTGGGACGTGATGATGAAAGGAAAAGGTTGTTAGAAAATCTGACTAGAGGCTTCTCTGGTGAACCCAAAGTCATCCCAATTGTCGGGATGGGAGGTATTGGTAAAACAACTTTAGCTAAAGAAGTTTTCAATGATGCATCTATTCGATCTCATTTTGATGTCCGTGCTTGGGCTACTATATCTAGCCAATATAATGTAAAAGATATCTATGTAAGCCTTCTGCTttttacaaaagaaacaaaagatgagAGAGTTCACATGAAAGATGAGGCAATGCTAGCAGACATGCTACAGAAAAGTTTAAAGGGTAAGAGATATTTAATTGTCATGGATGACATGTGGAACAGTAAAGCATGGGATGATGTGAGACAATGCTTTCCAAGTGAAGATAAAGGCAGTCGAATATTGTTGACTACTCGTAACACTGAAGTAGCTTGTTATGCTGGTACAGGAAATCTTTCTTTGCAGATGGATTTTATGAATCCAGATGAGAGTTGGAAACTTTTTAAATGTACGGGCTTTGCAGATGTATCATTACCACATGAGTTCGAGACTATCGGGAAGCATATTGTAGACAAATGTCAAGGGCTGCCACTATCTATTATCGTGGTTGCTGGGCTTCTGTCCAAATCTAAGAGGACACTAGAAGATTGGAAAATTGTTGCTAGGGATGTAATGTCATTTGTCACAGATGATCCTGATAAACAATGTTTACATGTGCTTGGGTTGAGTTACAATCACTTGACCAATGATTTAAAAGCATGTCTTCTGTATTTTGGAATTTTTCCAGAAGACAGTGAGATTCCAGTGAAGAAACTAGTGAGTTTATGGATGGCTGAAGGGTTCCTGAAGTTGGAAAACGACTTACAAGGAGAGGCTGAGAAGTGTTTACAAGATCTCATCGATAGATGTCTAGTTCTTGTATGCAAGAAAAGTTTGGATGAAACAAAAATTAGATCATGTAAGGTTCATGATCTAGTATATGGTTTTTGCTTGAGAGAAGTTCAAAACGAAATATTTTTTTCCTTGAGACAGCTGGCACCTGGTAATCCGGACTATATTTACTCTGATCATTATAGGATCCTTTTTGTCCCTCAATTGATAACGCAGCAGACAGATGGTGACGACGAAAATTCGGGCAATCTAGTTCGTTCTATTTTCTCTTTGTACAGTACTTATTCAACTTTTATTCTCGAACCAGATATTATTCATTgcaattttctcaaaattttggacTTGAGTCCCATAACTCTTGATATTTTCCCTCCACCGATACTGTGCCTCAGTTTTTTGAGGTACCTAGTACTGTCCACCCGTGGTGGGAGGTTTGACATACCTCCAGAAATTTGCAGGTTATGGAGTCTACGAACATTCATTGTTGAAGGGTATCGTCCGACGTACGTACACTTTCCTGAACAAATTTGGGAACTGTGGCAATTAAGGCATCTCGGAGTGTATCAGTTTGATTTGCTAAATCCTCCAAGTATATCTGTTGATGAGGAGAGGTGCTTGGAATTTTCAAACATACACACTGTTTCTGGCTTGTGTGTAAGTAGTTGCACCGAGGAGGTTATTTCAGGGATTCGGAATGTTAAAAAATTAGGAATCTATGCAGATGAATATGAGTTTAAAACATTTCATGGATCTAAACTTTTTGACAATCTTGCCAATCTACATCAACTTGAAACATTGAGTCTTAAAATTTCAGTACCGCTGCAGACGAAGATTAATAAAGTGCCATTGACCATTCCAAGTGCAAAAGCTTTTCCAGCGACGCTCAAGAAGTTGAAGTTGGACAATACTTGTCTAAGGTGGGAGGACATGGATATCATAGGTGAGTTGCCTGACCTTGAGGTGCTGAAGCTAATGTTAAATGCTTGTTGTGGCCAAGAGTGGCATCCAATTGCAGGGGGTTTTACTCGGTTGAAGCTTTTGCTAATTAAGCATAATTATCATCTCaagtactggaaagccacaaatgACAATTTTCCTGTCCTTGAGCGCCTCGTGATCACATATTGCACTGAGTTGGAAGAGATGCCCATTGAGTTTGCAGATATGGACTCACTACAGCTAATTGAGTTAAGTTACTGTACAGCCCAACTTGAGGCTTCTGCTGCACGTATTCAACAAGAACAAGAAGACCTCGGAAACAAACCTGTGGATGTTCGTATCTCAGATACATACAATCCCT TGCTTTTGCAATTGCCTGCTACTTTTCAGCATTCCTGTTTACCATATCAGCCATTGAAAG GCTTCTGCTGCACGAATTCAACAAGAACAAGAAGACCTCGGAAACAAACCTGTGGATGTTCGTATCTATAA
- the LOC104218191 gene encoding putative late blight resistance protein homolog R1B-16 isoform X5, which produces MTDLEAQIKEVAEAVEHTIQMTLTEALVANDEMQKEKAHGRLGDCLKQVAEDIDRVRKETKKIQDKGKKASNESLVLDSSTKDIPNLKNNMVGRDDERKRLLENLTRGFSGEPKVIPIVGMGGIGKTTLAKEVFNDASIRSHFDVRAWATISSQYNVKDIYVSLLLFTKETKDERVHMKDEAMLADMLQKSLKGKRYLIVMDDMWNSKAWDDVRQCFPSEDKGSRILLTTRNTEVACYAGTGNLSLQMDFMNPDESWKLFKCTGFADVSLPHEFETIGKHIVDKCQGLPLSIIVVAGLLSKSKRTLEDWKIVARDVMSFVTDDPDKQCLHVLGLSYNHLTNDLKACLLYFGIFPEDSEIPVKKLVSLWMAEGFLKLENDLQGEAEKCLQDLIDRCLVLVCKKSLDETKIRSCKVHDLVYGFCLREVQNEIFFSLRQLAPGNPDYIYSDHYRILFVPQLITQQTDGDDENSGNLVRSIFSLYSTYSTFILEPDIIHCNFLKILDLSPITLDIFPPPILCLSFLRYLVLSTRGGRFDIPPEICRLWSLRTFIVEGYRPTYVHFPEQIWELWQLRHLGVYQFDLLNPPSISVDEERCLEFSNIHTVSGLCVSSCTEEVISGIRNVKKLGIYADEYEFKTFHGSKLFDNLANLHQLETLSLKISVPLQTKINKVPLTIPSAKAFPATLKKLKLDNTCLRWEDMDIIGELPDLEVLKLMLNACCGQEWHPIAGGFTRLKLLLIKHNYHLKYWKATNDNFPVLERLVITYCTELEEMPIEFADMDSLQLIELSYCTAQLEASAARIQQEQEDLGNKPVDVRISDTYNPLLLQLPATFQHSCLPYQPLKAFRS; this is translated from the exons ATGACAGATTTGGAAGCACAGATAAAAGAAGTTGCAGAAGCTGTTGAACACACAATTCAAATGACACTGACTGAAGCTTTAGTGGCAAATGATGAAATGCAGAAAGAAAAGGCACATGGGAGGCTAGGTGATTGCCTAAAGCAAGTAGCAGAGGACATTGATCGTGTccggaaagaaacaaaaaagattcAAGATAAAGGCAAAAAAGCATCAAACGAATCTTTGGTTCTAGACAGTTCAACAAAAGATATCCCGAATTTGAAGAACAATATGGTGGGACGTGATGATGAAAGGAAAAGGTTGTTAGAAAATCTGACTAGAGGCTTCTCTGGTGAACCCAAAGTCATCCCAATTGTCGGGATGGGAGGTATTGGTAAAACAACTTTAGCTAAAGAAGTTTTCAATGATGCATCTATTCGATCTCATTTTGATGTCCGTGCTTGGGCTACTATATCTAGCCAATATAATGTAAAAGATATCTATGTAAGCCTTCTGCTttttacaaaagaaacaaaagatgagAGAGTTCACATGAAAGATGAGGCAATGCTAGCAGACATGCTACAGAAAAGTTTAAAGGGTAAGAGATATTTAATTGTCATGGATGACATGTGGAACAGTAAAGCATGGGATGATGTGAGACAATGCTTTCCAAGTGAAGATAAAGGCAGTCGAATATTGTTGACTACTCGTAACACTGAAGTAGCTTGTTATGCTGGTACAGGAAATCTTTCTTTGCAGATGGATTTTATGAATCCAGATGAGAGTTGGAAACTTTTTAAATGTACGGGCTTTGCAGATGTATCATTACCACATGAGTTCGAGACTATCGGGAAGCATATTGTAGACAAATGTCAAGGGCTGCCACTATCTATTATCGTGGTTGCTGGGCTTCTGTCCAAATCTAAGAGGACACTAGAAGATTGGAAAATTGTTGCTAGGGATGTAATGTCATTTGTCACAGATGATCCTGATAAACAATGTTTACATGTGCTTGGGTTGAGTTACAATCACTTGACCAATGATTTAAAAGCATGTCTTCTGTATTTTGGAATTTTTCCAGAAGACAGTGAGATTCCAGTGAAGAAACTAGTGAGTTTATGGATGGCTGAAGGGTTCCTGAAGTTGGAAAACGACTTACAAGGAGAGGCTGAGAAGTGTTTACAAGATCTCATCGATAGATGTCTAGTTCTTGTATGCAAGAAAAGTTTGGATGAAACAAAAATTAGATCATGTAAGGTTCATGATCTAGTATATGGTTTTTGCTTGAGAGAAGTTCAAAACGAAATATTTTTTTCCTTGAGACAGCTGGCACCTGGTAATCCGGACTATATTTACTCTGATCATTATAGGATCCTTTTTGTCCCTCAATTGATAACGCAGCAGACAGATGGTGACGACGAAAATTCGGGCAATCTAGTTCGTTCTATTTTCTCTTTGTACAGTACTTATTCAACTTTTATTCTCGAACCAGATATTATTCATTgcaattttctcaaaattttggacTTGAGTCCCATAACTCTTGATATTTTCCCTCCACCGATACTGTGCCTCAGTTTTTTGAGGTACCTAGTACTGTCCACCCGTGGTGGGAGGTTTGACATACCTCCAGAAATTTGCAGGTTATGGAGTCTACGAACATTCATTGTTGAAGGGTATCGTCCGACGTACGTACACTTTCCTGAACAAATTTGGGAACTGTGGCAATTAAGGCATCTCGGAGTGTATCAGTTTGATTTGCTAAATCCTCCAAGTATATCTGTTGATGAGGAGAGGTGCTTGGAATTTTCAAACATACACACTGTTTCTGGCTTGTGTGTAAGTAGTTGCACCGAGGAGGTTATTTCAGGGATTCGGAATGTTAAAAAATTAGGAATCTATGCAGATGAATATGAGTTTAAAACATTTCATGGATCTAAACTTTTTGACAATCTTGCCAATCTACATCAACTTGAAACATTGAGTCTTAAAATTTCAGTACCGCTGCAGACGAAGATTAATAAAGTGCCATTGACCATTCCAAGTGCAAAAGCTTTTCCAGCGACGCTCAAGAAGTTGAAGTTGGACAATACTTGTCTAAGGTGGGAGGACATGGATATCATAGGTGAGTTGCCTGACCTTGAGGTGCTGAAGCTAATGTTAAATGCTTGTTGTGGCCAAGAGTGGCATCCAATTGCAGGGGGTTTTACTCGGTTGAAGCTTTTGCTAATTAAGCATAATTATCATCTCaagtactggaaagccacaaatgACAATTTTCCTGTCCTTGAGCGCCTCGTGATCACATATTGCACTGAGTTGGAAGAGATGCCCATTGAGTTTGCAGATATGGACTCACTACAGCTAATTGAGTTAAGTTACTGTACAGCCCAACTTGAGGCTTCTGCTGCACGTATTCAACAAGAACAAGAAGACCTCGGAAACAAACCTGTGGATGTTCGTATCTCAGATACATACAATCCCT TGCTTTTGCAATTGCCTGCTACTTTTCAGCATTCCTGTTTACCATATCAGCCATTGAAAG CTTTCAGATCATAA
- the LOC104218191 gene encoding putative late blight resistance protein homolog R1B-16 isoform X8, which yields MTDLEAQIKEVAEAVEHTIQMTLTEALVANDEMQKEKAHGRLGDCLKQVAEDIDRVRKETKKIQDKGKKASNESLVLDSSTKDIPNLKNNMVGRDDERKRLLENLTRGFSGEPKVIPIVGMGGIGKTTLAKEVFNDASIRSHFDVRAWATISSQYNVKDIYVSLLLFTKETKDERVHMKDEAMLADMLQKSLKGKRYLIVMDDMWNSKAWDDVRQCFPSEDKGSRILLTTRNTEVACYAGTGNLSLQMDFMNPDESWKLFKCTGFADVSLPHEFETIGKHIVDKCQGLPLSIIVVAGLLSKSKRTLEDWKIVARDVMSFVTDDPDKQCLHVLGLSYNHLTNDLKACLLYFGIFPEDSEIPVKKLVSLWMAEGFLKLENDLQGEAEKCLQDLIDRCLVLVCKKSLDETKIRSCKVHDLVYGFCLREVQNEIFFSLRQLAPGNPDYIYSDHYRILFVPQLITQQTDGDDENSGNLVRSIFSLYSTYSTFILEPDIIHCNFLKILDLSPITLDIFPPPILCLSFLRYLVLSTRGGRFDIPPEICRLWSLRTFIVEGYRPTYVHFPEQIWELWQLRHLGVYQFDLLNPPSISVDEERCLEFSNIHTVSGLCVSSCTEEVISGIRNVKKLGIYADEYEFKTFHGSKLFDNLANLHQLETLSLKISVPLQTKINKVPLTIPSAKAFPATLKKLKLDNTCLRWEDMDIIGELPDLEVLKLMLNACCGQEWHPIAGGFTRLKLLLIKHNYHLKYWKATNDNFPVLERLVITYCTELEEMPIEFADMDSLQLIELSYCTAQLEASAARIQQEQEDLGNKPVDVRISDTYNPSFRS from the exons ATGACAGATTTGGAAGCACAGATAAAAGAAGTTGCAGAAGCTGTTGAACACACAATTCAAATGACACTGACTGAAGCTTTAGTGGCAAATGATGAAATGCAGAAAGAAAAGGCACATGGGAGGCTAGGTGATTGCCTAAAGCAAGTAGCAGAGGACATTGATCGTGTccggaaagaaacaaaaaagattcAAGATAAAGGCAAAAAAGCATCAAACGAATCTTTGGTTCTAGACAGTTCAACAAAAGATATCCCGAATTTGAAGAACAATATGGTGGGACGTGATGATGAAAGGAAAAGGTTGTTAGAAAATCTGACTAGAGGCTTCTCTGGTGAACCCAAAGTCATCCCAATTGTCGGGATGGGAGGTATTGGTAAAACAACTTTAGCTAAAGAAGTTTTCAATGATGCATCTATTCGATCTCATTTTGATGTCCGTGCTTGGGCTACTATATCTAGCCAATATAATGTAAAAGATATCTATGTAAGCCTTCTGCTttttacaaaagaaacaaaagatgagAGAGTTCACATGAAAGATGAGGCAATGCTAGCAGACATGCTACAGAAAAGTTTAAAGGGTAAGAGATATTTAATTGTCATGGATGACATGTGGAACAGTAAAGCATGGGATGATGTGAGACAATGCTTTCCAAGTGAAGATAAAGGCAGTCGAATATTGTTGACTACTCGTAACACTGAAGTAGCTTGTTATGCTGGTACAGGAAATCTTTCTTTGCAGATGGATTTTATGAATCCAGATGAGAGTTGGAAACTTTTTAAATGTACGGGCTTTGCAGATGTATCATTACCACATGAGTTCGAGACTATCGGGAAGCATATTGTAGACAAATGTCAAGGGCTGCCACTATCTATTATCGTGGTTGCTGGGCTTCTGTCCAAATCTAAGAGGACACTAGAAGATTGGAAAATTGTTGCTAGGGATGTAATGTCATTTGTCACAGATGATCCTGATAAACAATGTTTACATGTGCTTGGGTTGAGTTACAATCACTTGACCAATGATTTAAAAGCATGTCTTCTGTATTTTGGAATTTTTCCAGAAGACAGTGAGATTCCAGTGAAGAAACTAGTGAGTTTATGGATGGCTGAAGGGTTCCTGAAGTTGGAAAACGACTTACAAGGAGAGGCTGAGAAGTGTTTACAAGATCTCATCGATAGATGTCTAGTTCTTGTATGCAAGAAAAGTTTGGATGAAACAAAAATTAGATCATGTAAGGTTCATGATCTAGTATATGGTTTTTGCTTGAGAGAAGTTCAAAACGAAATATTTTTTTCCTTGAGACAGCTGGCACCTGGTAATCCGGACTATATTTACTCTGATCATTATAGGATCCTTTTTGTCCCTCAATTGATAACGCAGCAGACAGATGGTGACGACGAAAATTCGGGCAATCTAGTTCGTTCTATTTTCTCTTTGTACAGTACTTATTCAACTTTTATTCTCGAACCAGATATTATTCATTgcaattttctcaaaattttggacTTGAGTCCCATAACTCTTGATATTTTCCCTCCACCGATACTGTGCCTCAGTTTTTTGAGGTACCTAGTACTGTCCACCCGTGGTGGGAGGTTTGACATACCTCCAGAAATTTGCAGGTTATGGAGTCTACGAACATTCATTGTTGAAGGGTATCGTCCGACGTACGTACACTTTCCTGAACAAATTTGGGAACTGTGGCAATTAAGGCATCTCGGAGTGTATCAGTTTGATTTGCTAAATCCTCCAAGTATATCTGTTGATGAGGAGAGGTGCTTGGAATTTTCAAACATACACACTGTTTCTGGCTTGTGTGTAAGTAGTTGCACCGAGGAGGTTATTTCAGGGATTCGGAATGTTAAAAAATTAGGAATCTATGCAGATGAATATGAGTTTAAAACATTTCATGGATCTAAACTTTTTGACAATCTTGCCAATCTACATCAACTTGAAACATTGAGTCTTAAAATTTCAGTACCGCTGCAGACGAAGATTAATAAAGTGCCATTGACCATTCCAAGTGCAAAAGCTTTTCCAGCGACGCTCAAGAAGTTGAAGTTGGACAATACTTGTCTAAGGTGGGAGGACATGGATATCATAGGTGAGTTGCCTGACCTTGAGGTGCTGAAGCTAATGTTAAATGCTTGTTGTGGCCAAGAGTGGCATCCAATTGCAGGGGGTTTTACTCGGTTGAAGCTTTTGCTAATTAAGCATAATTATCATCTCaagtactggaaagccacaaatgACAATTTTCCTGTCCTTGAGCGCCTCGTGATCACATATTGCACTGAGTTGGAAGAGATGCCCATTGAGTTTGCAGATATGGACTCACTACAGCTAATTGAGTTAAGTTACTGTACAGCCCAACTTGAGGCTTCTGCTGCACGTATTCAACAAGAACAAGAAGACCTCGGAAACAAACCTGTGGATGTTCGTATCTCAGATACATACAATCCCT CTTTCAGATCATAA